The following DNA comes from Populus trichocarpa isolate Nisqually-1 chromosome 19, P.trichocarpa_v4.1, whole genome shotgun sequence.
TCCAGCCATCCCAGCAGGGCCGATTTTACAAAACCATTTTAGACATCATATATAAATCTGCAAAGAGAAAGCAGGCAGGAGCCGGTGCTTTGATCTGGCGGTTGTTTGTTGAAGGAATGGACGAGTTTTGATTTTGGGGTTGTTCCATGGGAAAGGGAGTCAACATACAGAATTCTAACTGATCAATCGTGCAGATTTGCCAGAATCCAGGGATTTACCCTACAAAATCCATGTTTGAAGGAATTGTGTTTGTAGCGgcagtgaaattaaaaagttcTGTCCAATGTTTTAATTTCTGTGGGGGGAATGTGTTCTCATTTGTGGTGTGGGATTGCTCCAGCAAGGGAATCATGTCACAGGTCTTGTGCCTTATTCTACTCAATCACATACAAGTTATGAAATCAGGTAGATGAATTAGATAACTATATAGCAGTATAGAGATTGCAGAGACTGATGTAAAATCTTATGCTCTTCACATCAGAGGCTTTTTATTTGATACCTCAAAGAGGTTAGATTCAGGAAATTTATGTTTCCCTGCAATCAAAAGTGTGAAAGTTTCAAGGTTGTACAATTTGAAGCTCAAAAGGGCAAATGAAATCGTCACTTATCTCATGGTTTGCTTTTAGCTTTTCCACTAAAAATTGTCATATGCCATTATACATTGTCGTCAGCATGTACTTCATATCCTTAAGCGAACAGTAACTCAATTTCCTTAAGCACGGCTacaatttttagtgttttgttcAAAATTGGAATTCAGGGGACACGCCATTTCTAAATATTGTTGTCTGAACAATTTCCTAGTATTTGTGTTGGCAACCGCTGGCGCAATCCGTTCTATAGCTTGACAAATCTCTGCTTCAGATGCCCCGTAACAACAAAATGAAGGTATGAAATATGTACTCTGCCCACTTCTGTGTACAATTTGAAGCTGAGCTGGAAGAGCATTGCAATTTGCAGGTGATTCCATTTAAAGCTGCATTCTGGATTTACCAAAATGCATTCTGGATTTTTTCAAACTCCTCAAAATCTTATCAATGAaggaaataatacaataaacataaatatGCCAAGAATAATAAAGAATGTGCCCAACGTCATATAATATCTTGATTGATGCCATATGCAAATCAGGGAGGGAATTGCTTTCAAAACTTAACGTTGAAAGGTTGCAGCCTAATATTCGGATATACACTACAATAACAATGCACTTTGCAAAGAAGGGCTGTTAGATGAAGCATTGAAAGCTTTCTGAAATATGAAAAAGGATGGTTGCCCTCCAGTGAAGGTTCTTATAATGTTATTGTCCGAGGATTTCTCCAGCACAAGAATGATATAGAGGCAGTGCAACTTATTCGTGAAATGAGCGACAAAGGTTTCGTTGCAGATGGGGAAACAGGAAACTTGATACTAGATCTGTTCGTCAAGGTGATGTAAATTTTCCATGGTTCTAATTCATGTGGCCAATATCAAGTAGCTTTTTTTCTCTGTAAATTTTCATCATCTTGTGTAAAATTGTGATGCTTTTGCTATAGTTTCGTCAGAATCCAGAAATCTAGATTTTCAGTAActgtgttgttatttttattatgtgtaGCCTGTAAATTCATGGTCAAATCTAGAGATTGCAAACATCCTTTATAATACTTCATATATACTAATAAACATTAATTTCTGCTATAGGTTGGGCAGGCAAAATGTCCTTCATCcagagaaaaaggagaaaaaagagaaggatatGAGAAAATTCACATGTATGTGAGCGATCGATTTACAGGTTCTCTCCCATggttttgattatatatatatatatatatatatatatatatatatatatataatcattgtGAAACTAACAAGACTCGGAGGACAACATAtcaccatagttttgaaacccggccggCCTAGCGGATCGACTCAGAACCCGTGGTTGGAATCGGgtcgggtttaagaaaaaataaaaaaagttaaaacctGGAACGACCCGGCAAGACCTTATCAAAAACTCGATTGCAACTTGctgacttttattttattttattttttactaaaataacatcgttttgattttttaaaaaaatcagaattaacctgggtgacccgatcaaaacctGGAATCCAGGCTTTGGACCGGGCTAGCTACCCTGCCAAGTTTAAAAACTCTGATTATTACTCCTAAGTTTCTCTCCTATTTAGTCATcaattaatgatataaaactaATGTGATGTTTTCTGCTGGATTTACagcatgaaatatttttataaattgtatgGATATATCTTTagaatataatatgttttcttttaaattaaattatgacaaGCTTTTCAAGTAAGTTGGCAATTGAATTCCTCAGAACTTCAAGCCAATGTCGGGACAGTATGGTGTCGGTACTTTTCATTTTCCACTAAAACCTAGAATAATAGTCTTAAAGCAAACTTGATTCTCAAGACTTCGTTGGAGTTTTCTTGGGTGCTTCATTCCAATGTTGTCGTTGCTGAAGAGAAATCAAATCGttagtttttgaaaagaaaaaaaataaaaaataaaatttgtagtTGCATATCTAATTATAATTACTCTACGCTCCACGGTaggtcaataatttttttttaaatatcaaaaaaatataaaaaatattttaattaataatatatttatattattttgtattattaattttatattattatttgatcaTGAAAGTgttgatataatattaaagaattatattaattcaaaaacttaaattattaattaacatcacaagatataatttatattatttttattattataacgTTATTTGgttaacaaatattaaaaacaataaggaaAATCTGGATTGGGTTTTCAAAACAGAAAGAGAAAAGGGCACACACCGTAAAAgacaattaaaagtttatttgtgtcaattaaccctaaaaaactaaaagaaaagcaaagcagAGATCAAAAACCTTTGTTCTATGGCTGACAACCAATGTTCTTGGATAAAAGAGAGACCCCCCCACCCCCACCAAGAAGTTTGATGGAATTTCGTGGAAAAGATAGGAAAGTTGTACGCAGGTGTCTATCTCTCACCCTAACTTGAGACCAAAGCACATAAAAGTGAAAGAATTATGATAGCAAAGAAGCCATATCGTCAAGAAgtcaaagaaataaagagaagaaaGCTTGGGCTAGACACTGCACACGCAAAGTATAcgaagaaattaaacaaaacttctcgcgaaattaacaaaatttttcACGAAAAACACTGCTTAAATCCATAGGAAAAACACTCTTAATCTACAGAGATTAATTTCTgatatcttttagttttttttttgttaatttaattatacattGAAATTGTTCATCTACATTTATTTGAATGCCTTGAATGATTTGATGAATATGATCAAATAgttattgatttaatatttagctGTTTTCTTAAGTGACTCAAACGCCTTGAATGATTTGATGAATATGATCAAATAGTTACAAATACTGTCATGGGCGAATCCAATtcaaaaaaagttgaattttgTCCTCATGTCTTGtcaaaaattttgatttctggAGTCTAGATCactctaataatttaaaactgccgttggactgttttttttttaaattatcttttttatattttaaaattattttaaaatactaatattaaaaataaattttaatatgtttttaaataaaaaaatattttaaaaaataatctcttctGCATTCTTAAACAAACATTAAAAGAGATGATGAAAAGAAATACCTCATATgtaaattatgtaattattttgttaaattggatagaaaagtaaaaataaatattaaaaaaattcatttattggcccgattaaaaatataataaaaattagaaactcGTAAAGTTAtcgtttatttttcttttcttttctttttcaaattttctttgcAATTGCTTGACCCTCACAAAGAAAGAAGATGGTGGGGCTTACGAAACTTGTAAAAAAGTTTTGGGAAGGCGGTGTGCTTTTTCTgttatattcttttttccaaaatagTAGATTTTGAGTTGAGACAAGGTTTGAGCACAAGTGCAGCGCAGTTTCATGTAGCCAAAGATTCATGCTTTTCAGtaaaggataaaatataaaaattcatacaataAATGGAAAGGAAATAGATGAACGAAAAAAACACATTAGATCGGGAGCTTCATgcttaaaaaactaaacttgttttaatttttatttaatttatgcaAGTTTGGACTTTATCCaatataatttgtaattaaatttgacatgttttttcttgttaaagaatcatctcaactcatCATCTCTCTCATGGCAGaaacatcatcaacaaattCTATTAAAATTGGTACTAAAATattctcaacccaatagcttaagcggTTAGGTGAGattctaagatatgatttatattattatctaatacaCCGTTTCAAGTTAAAgctttttgggcttgaaacttatATAGgttcacattaccttgtgcttgatttttatcaaataaatgggaatagtgagattcgaactcgtgaccgcttggttatcaaggttctgatatcatatcaaagaactatcacaacccaatagtttaagctgttagataagatcccaagatatgatttatattactctctaacCTTAATTTCTAATCCAAactccataacttttgatcaattttaatttaagtccaaaaaaaaaagttaaattattttcatatgttttgtCAATACTTTGAATTTCTCCTAGCTTCTAAAGAAGACGGTGACAAATTTAACCAAATTAGTATATATTATTTACTATCAatgttttctttacaaaaaaatctcaagccAAAATTGTTAATGTATATTACAAATAATTGCATTATCAatatagtattatttatttcaaaataataatatgattaaactTGTCTCGTATAAAATCTGTTTTGATAtagtttcaagaaaattaaaataaaatatttttaaattaatgtagaTTAACTTGTCTGCTTAGAAGTCGAGTCCAGTCATTGACTGTACggattttaataataatgactATATGACCCTTAAGTGTGAACGGAAAATCGAGATATTGAAAATGAGTAGAAAATTTTGATGACAGTTCACTCCCTATTTTCTTCTTTCCGTGGAAGAAGTGAGGAAAGAGAGAACAGAAAGATAAGTATTGTGCAGGTTACATGaatttgcccttttttttttatgcttgccatttggataaaaattataattctattttcaaattaattttcccCTATTTAATTTCAAGTACTTTCCTTTggttcccattttttttttccaataatattCCTTcctaataaaagaagaaaatcatagcAAATGCCCATTATTATGATAATTAACAGCTACAAACACAATTAATATGTGGTTAATATGGTTTAATCCATCTTTATATACAACCTAAACATAGAAATCATgtgaaattcaattaaaaaaattagttaatttaaatGATGTATTTCATTTAAGGACAAATGAAATACTTATTGTATTCCGAATAAAAGACATCTttatataacaatttttttaatttcaatacaaaaaaaattaaaaatacatatagaggaaaaatcatttgttcaaataaaaattagaaactcGCATAATtatataaggaaaaacattattttcttttcttttcttcttttcttcaaattttatttccaaTTGCTTGCTACCCACGAAAAAGAAGATGGTGGGGCATATGAAACTTGTAGAAGTGCAGTGCAGTACTGTGCATTTTATGTTATATTCCTTGTTCCAAAGAAACGCGGCTTGAGCAGAAGTGCAGTGTAGTTCTTCCCTATATAAATGTGATGCCTTAACTTGCTGTCCCCGGTGCCACAGCCAGCCACACCAGTTGAGCTCCTCACTTCATATTTCGTTTTTCCTTCGAAAAAAGAACACTTGTAGTCCTCTTGTTCATCCCTCTTCAATGTCTACAGCTTCATCTTATTCAATTAATTAGAGGCCTAGCTAGGTCCTCGATTCCTGTTTTAGGAAGAGGAACGAAATATATACATGCTTCTAACAGTGAGTGTATCTTATTTTATGCTACTTTTCTTGCAGGCACGCATATTTAACGGCAAAAGATGACACCTTCTGAATATAACGTTGGAGATAGATTTAGTCCGACTAAGGAAGAACTAATAACTCATTTTCTAATGCAAAAATTACTTGGGAATGATCACCTAGTCAGCAGAATCACCCTACTTGATGTCTACCAGAGTGATCCCTGGGATTTACCTTGTAAGTAGACGATCCGtgttttgtctttctttctcttataAATTTTCAAGTGCGGACTAGCTATCTAGTTGTGTTAACtattttctaagtttgattAGATTTTGCTGGGACAGATTCAGATGATGGAGAGGGATATTTCTTTTCTCCTCTCCATCCTAAGTACCCCGGCACAAATAACGGGAGAATCAATAGGTCAACAAGAACAGGTTCATGGCTAGCAAAAGGAAAGGATTATGAGATAACATCTCAACATAATGGAGAAGTAATTGGTATCAGAAGAATTTTTGTTCATTCTTGTAATAAAGATGGGATCAAGTATGTGATGCACGAGTTCAGTATACCCAACCAGGTGCGTACTCTGTGTttatatacatgtgtgtgtgtcaaAGAGTAGAAGAagattattgtttatatttccATCAAACAGCTTAAGTTTAGTTTTGATAATTAAGTGATCAGGAGTTCACATCTCACCATcgtaattatataattatattagagCGAATTCGTATGGTTCCATCATTTTTTAGTTGTGTTTCTTTAATCCCATTTGCCGGTCCATCGTTTGTAGAATTCTCTGGTTCTGTGTAAAGTAATGAAGAAGATGCCAAGTAAGAAGAGTGGAGGAACATGTAAGAAGgttaaaaagagaaaggaggCGGCTGAACTGCCACTGCCAATATGTAACGAGGATAATAGTACTCTATCATCTGGtctaatgaagaagaagatgccaGATAAGAAGAGTGCAGGACCATGTAAGAAGGTTAAAAGTTCAGAAAAGAAGGCTGATCATATGCCATATAACGAGGAAAATATTACTCCAGTACCAGATGAAGGTTTTGATTTCGAAAACTGGATTACTAGTGTTATGAgtgattataataatattatcgaTAATAAAGGTGAGGTAGGAGGTTCAATTTGTCGTAATCTATtcatcaagaaacaaaaataataatgtcaTCTTGAAAATGAATATGCAGAACAGCAGACAGAAAAATCTACATTTGATAATGGCGGAACAAATTGCCTGAAGACTTCTTCTGCTTCTGTATACCATGTCGCAGATTCTACAACTCCAGAAGATCATCAGGTGAGACTTGAGGGCGGATTCTCATGGGAAACTTTCAATCTTTACATATATAAGCCTAatgcttggtttttttgtttctctctacAGGGAGGCCCAGAAATACTACCACATCTGCAATCATTCTCTGGTTATGATCAGCAGGATCTTAGCCTTCATGACTTCACTCTAGATGATCTACCATTGATGCTTCCAGAGCAAGTCAACACTAGCAATGGCCCTGCAGGAACTTCCATGTCCGTACCGAAGGATGATCTTTACATCTGGCTTGAACCTCTGTGGTCTTGACCAGTCGGTGGAGAGTGTTTCTTAGCTACAGTACCCTCTTGTGTACTGATAAGAAACATAAACTAGAAAATAGAAAGTAAGAAACAAACTCTCTTTTCCCCCTAAGTTGATTTGATCACTGGGGTTAATATTAACACTAGTAATCAGCAACCGATTATGTAACTTGTAGAAGTGTGTAAATAATCTTCTTCGAAAACAACCTAAATTTTTAAtaccatttaaaaataataaatcaaatatattttcaattaatttaagaaattaataaggtattacatataatatatatatttatttaattaatttcaaattaaacaaatataaaatgtaaaaatccTTTTAAGCCTGATACTTGGGCCTAGCAACACAGACATTTAcagagttattttttattctgtcaatgttttttttttaaaatctgttaattcaaataaagtattataattttagttaatttttcttatatgaaaAAACTACATAATATCTTGATTAATAATACGagatagaaatttattttaaatatttttttttcatgtgttaattaaagataaaaaaaaagggtgcaaATTACATATTTGTCTTGCATTATTGAGTTCCTAAGAAGAGAATAATCGGATTTTAGAAAATCAACTTGCAGTATAGTTAACatgtataaatttattaatttgaatagtgtgtgtgtatatatatatatatatatattaactaataTACTAAAACGTGTGGGGGATTTACTGTTCCCCCGCACATaattcactgtggattacaacagtaatccacagtgatttttctctctttttttttttttactttttttttcgttttttttcaactttcttttttttttattttttttcaactttcttttttttatttttttttcatttatttttttcaatttttttttcaaatttcttattttttcttatttttttattttttttcaaaattatttttgttggttttaccttttaaatatttacctggttaaaatttttacttagtaatttttttctttaaaatactgtgaattgctgTGATGTTTTCtcacttagtttttctattttatttttttattttttaaaattatatttatcgattttttttaatattgagctgattgagaatttggttttgtaatttttttctttaaaacattgttgattgctacagtgtttctccgcatggtttttttctccaaaattatcttttttttattttattttttaatattgagctggttaaaaattataattataatatgtgaggaaagcactgtaatttttttaaaaaaattattgttcattcccacatggtttttttttaaatttttttcaaattatccttttcaattttatttttttaatattaagttgtttgtgaattacaattacaagtcattacaaataaggctaaatcatgtggggaagcactgtagctttcatcacaaaacactgtgaattgctatagtgtttccaacatgatttttttttctttttttggtgtttgttttgtttttttttctaaaattgtctctgtcgatttttttaaatattgagctgattaaaaatttaactttataatttttctctttaaaacactgtgaattattgcagtgtttttccatgtgattttttctaaaattatctttgtcgatttttttttaatatttagttggttaagaattataattgcagtaaaactaaatcatataaaGAAAGCgttatagtttttctcacaaaacactgtggattgctacaacattttttctcatgggtttttttccttccaaaattatctttgttggttttttttttaatattaagttggtagagaatttagctttgtaattttttttctttttattaactgaaaagctaaatcatgtggcgaaaacactgtatctttcctcacaaaacactttaaattactacaaatcattttattcagtctctaagttttggatcaccaacacaaccttttttttcgtcatgaaatatttgctccatcatacctttaatttctattacttatctagcgctggttcataattataacattatcaaatgtatttgttttataagtccgcggcagcgcgcgggcatgttatctcgtgtatatatatatatatatatatatatatatatatatatatatatatatatgtcatggTGTAGAAGGATATATTTAAGAttcaaatgacaataaaaaaacataataggtGTGTGTATGTGTATAAGTACTTACCGGAaacatcattaatttaaaatataaagacgGATGAGCTATTTATCTATATCATAATAAAAGGCATCATCTGCGAGTTATGtaattattatgttattttggatagaaaaaaaataagaaattgcatttatttaaaaattaaattaacacaattacgtaccaaaaactaaaaaaaactgaaggtgGCCACGGTTCATATGAACAATTAGCCTTCtgtgtagtttttattttcaattgtatCATTTATagtctaattatataaaattaatgtctaaattaaaatacagaaaaaatacataaatcaccctaaaatcatgataatttttactttgttttaaaagtttatttttcaattcctgagttaaaaagaaaaaagaattgttgAAAAAcgatgaaagaaaaatgaaattgttgatTGTCATAAtactaagaacaaaaattatcaaacttgatgtcaataaattttatttgacaaaaaGAGTTTGATGGTGGTGggttttttctataaacatattt
Coding sequences within:
- the LOC18108554 gene encoding NAC domain-containing protein 96 isoform X6; translation: MTPSEYNVGDRFSPTKEELITHFLMQKLLGNDHLVSRITLLDVYQSDPWDLPYSDDGEGYFFSPLHPKYPGTNNGRINRSTRTGSWLAKGKDYEITSQHNGEVIGIRRIFVHSCNKDGIKYVMHEFSIPNQNSLVLCKVMKKMPSKKSGGTCKKVKKRKEAAELPLPICNEDNSTLSSGLMKKKMPDKKSAGPCKKVKRTDEKADMPYNKENITPVPDEGSDLENWITSDKSDFSTYNNIIDNKDQQTEKSTCDNGGTPASAYPVADFTTLEDQVDPEILPHLQSFPGYDQLDYSRYDHFTQVDPSLTEKVSTNNGPAGTSMFVPEDDQFNEPETFWKYLLSNTL
- the LOC18108554 gene encoding NAC domain-containing protein 96 isoform X3; translated protein: MTPSEYNVGDRFSPTKEELITHFLMQKLLGNDHLVSRITLLDVYQSDPWDLPYFAGTDSDDGEGYFFSPLHPKYPGTNNGRINRSTRTGSWLAKGKDYEITSQHNGEVIGIRRIFVHSCNKDGIKYVMHEFSIPNQNSLVLCKVMKKMPSKKSGGTCKKVKKRKEAAELPLPICNEDNSTLSSGLMKKKMPDKKSAGPCKKVKRTDEKADMPYNKENITPVPDEGSDLENWITSDKSDFSTYNNIIDNKDQQTEKSTCDNGGTPASAYPVADFTTLEDQVDPEILPHLQSFPGYDQLDYSRYDHFTQVDPSLTEKVSTNNGPAGTSMFVPEDDQFNEPETFWKYLLSNTL